The region TGTGCGGTCAAGATGCGGGCCAGTCCTGCGCCCATGGCGCCGGCGGCGGGCATGGCGATGAGGGTCATGGGGACAGCCCCCCGGACATCAGCAGCTTGTCGGGGGTGAAGGGCATGTCGCGTAGCCGGATGCCAGTGGCGTTGAAGATTGCGTTGCCGATGGCAGCCGGCACGCCCACGATGCCGATCTCGCCGATGCCCTTGGCGCCGGTCGGGCCGAACCAGGGGTCGAACTCGTCGATCCAGATCGCGTCCAACTTGCCGATATCGGCATGAGAGGCGATGTGATATCCGGCGAAATCGGCATTCACCACATGGCCAAAGCGCGGATCGAGCACGCTTTCCTCGAAGAGGGCCGCAGAGATGCCCATGGTCATACCGCCGATCATCTGCGAGCGCGCGGTGATCGGGTTGATGATCTGGCCCGCGGCATAAGCGCCCAGCATCCGCGGCACCCGCACCTCTCCGGTCACCATGTTCACCCGGGCCTCGGCGAAATGCGCGCCATAGGCGTGCATCGAGTAGTTCTTGTAGCCCTTGGGCGGACCGCCCCCGGCCACGACCTGTGCGCCTTCGGACGGGGTGTCGCCATGTTTGGTGCGGAACCTCTCGGCCGCCCGGATGATCGCCCCGCCCCAGCTGTAGGTGCCGGCGCTGCCGCCTGCGACCATGGCAAGGCTGAGGCCCGAACGTCCGATCTCCAGCGCGATCTGGTCGATCGGCACCGCCAGCGCATCGGCGGCGATCTGCGGCAGGATGGTCCAGGCGCCGGTGCCGATATCGCTTGCGCCCAACTGCACCTGATAGCGCCCGCCCTTGAAACGGATGCGGCAGCGGGTGGGCAGCATGTAGACATGTGGAAACACCGCCGCCGCCATGCCAAGCCCGATCAGCCATTCGCCCTCGCGCCGCTGGCCCGGAATGGCATTGCGCGCCGACCAGCCAAAGGCCGCCGCACCCTCGTGGTAGCAGGCGGTCAGGTTGCGTGTGCTGAAGGGTTTGCCGCTTTGCGGATCGGTCTCGGGCTCGTTCCTCAGGCGCAGCTCGATCGGGTCCAGCCCGCAGGCATGGGCCAGCTCGTCCATGGCGGTTTCCAGCGCGAACATGCCGGTAAACTCGCCCGGCCCGCGCATGAAGGTTGCCGGCGCGATGTCCAGCGCCTGGCTGCGGTAGAGCGTGCGGCAGGCCGGTGCGGCATAGAAGGATTTCGAACTGCCGGCCGAGGCGTCGATATAGGTCTTCAGCCGGGCGGTGGGGGCCGTTACCTCATGCTTGATCCCCAGAAGCCGGCCATCCTCGTCAGCGGTCAGTCGGATGTGGTTCGCGCTTTCGGGCCGGTGGCCGGTTGTCGCGAACATCTGCCGCCGGGTCATGGCATATTTCACCGGCCGCCCGCGCAGCATCTTGGCGGCAAGGATGGTCAGAACCACATGCGGCAAAGGCAGGCCCTTGCCGCCGAAGCCGCCGCCGGTATAGGGCGCGATGATCCGCAACTGGTTCGGCAGGATGCCGAAAAGCGGCGGCAGATAGGCCTGCGAGGGCAGGACGCCCTGATTGGCGTCCCAGATGGTCAGCCGGCATTTGCGCGGATCAAGGCTGCGATCCTCGCGCCATTGCGCGATCAGCGCATGGGGCTCCAGCGGGTTATGGTGGTGGATCGGATGGGCATAGTGCTGATCCACGCGATGCACTGCCGCCGCCTCTGCCGCGCCCAGATCGCCGCGCGTCATTTCGCCGGGGCTGCCGCCGACCTTGCGGGGGACGGTGGAACCCGTGCCGTCCGGGTGGAACGTGGCCTC is a window of Paracoccus zhejiangensis DNA encoding:
- a CDS encoding xanthine dehydrogenase family protein molybdopterin-binding subunit, giving the protein MNRPNDPRSVGAPRRRVEGPLKVSGTAPYAYEHPAVNPAYLWPLTAPVARGEIAEIDSSEAEALPGVLLVMTHLNAPRLWLGNDASLKILQSPEIAHHGQFIGAVVAADATTARQAADLVRITITPAPFEATFHPDGTGSTVPRKVGGSPGEMTRGDLGAAEAAAVHRVDQHYAHPIHHHNPLEPHALIAQWREDRSLDPRKCRLTIWDANQGVLPSQAYLPPLFGILPNQLRIIAPYTGGGFGGKGLPLPHVVLTILAAKMLRGRPVKYAMTRRQMFATTGHRPESANHIRLTADEDGRLLGIKHEVTAPTARLKTYIDASAGSSKSFYAAPACRTLYRSQALDIAPATFMRGPGEFTGMFALETAMDELAHACGLDPIELRLRNEPETDPQSGKPFSTRNLTACYHEGAAAFGWSARNAIPGQRREGEWLIGLGMAAAVFPHVYMLPTRCRIRFKGGRYQVQLGASDIGTGAWTILPQIAADALAVPIDQIALEIGRSGLSLAMVAGGSAGTYSWGGAIIRAAERFRTKHGDTPSEGAQVVAGGGPPKGYKNYSMHAYGAHFAEARVNMVTGEVRVPRMLGAYAAGQIINPITARSQMIGGMTMGISAALFEESVLDPRFGHVVNADFAGYHIASHADIGKLDAIWIDEFDPWFGPTGAKGIGEIGIVGVPAAIGNAIFNATGIRLRDMPFTPDKLLMSGGLSP